A single Sphingopyxis chilensis DNA region contains:
- the bdcA gene encoding SDR family oxidoreductase produces MSAFQGKSVLVLGGSRGIGAAIVRRFAADGANVVFTYNGSREAAETLAAETGTSAVPTDSADRDAVIARVRESGALDILVVNAGYAIFGDALEQDPDAIDRLFRVNVHAPYHASVEAARHMPDGGRIIVIGSVNGDRMPVPGMASYALSKSALQGMARGLARDFGPRGITINVVQPGPIDTDANPEDGPMRELMHGFMAIKRHGRPEEVAGMVAWLAGPEAGFVTGAMHTIDGAFGA; encoded by the coding sequence GTGTCTGCATTCCAAGGAAAATCCGTTCTCGTCCTCGGCGGCAGCCGGGGCATCGGCGCGGCGATCGTGCGCCGCTTCGCCGCCGACGGCGCGAACGTCGTCTTCACTTACAACGGTTCGCGCGAGGCAGCCGAAACGCTGGCGGCCGAGACCGGGACGAGTGCGGTGCCGACGGACAGCGCCGATCGCGACGCGGTGATCGCGCGGGTGCGCGAGAGCGGCGCGCTCGACATATTGGTCGTGAACGCGGGCTACGCGATTTTCGGCGACGCGCTGGAACAGGATCCCGACGCCATCGACCGGCTGTTCCGCGTTAACGTCCACGCGCCCTACCATGCGTCGGTCGAGGCGGCGCGGCACATGCCCGACGGCGGGCGGATCATCGTGATCGGGTCGGTCAACGGCGACCGTATGCCCGTCCCCGGCATGGCCTCCTATGCGCTGAGCAAATCGGCGCTGCAGGGCATGGCGCGCGGACTGGCGCGCGATTTCGGGCCGCGCGGGATCACGATCAATGTCGTGCAACCGGGGCCGATCGATACCGATGCGAACCCGGAGGACGGCCCGATGCGCGAACTGATGCACGGCTTCATGGCGATCAAGCGCCACGGGCGGCCCGAAGAGGTCGCGGGCATGGTCGCCTGGCTGGCGGGCCCCGAAGCGGGCTTCGTCACCGGCGCGATGCACACGATCGACGGGGCGTTCGGCGCCTGA
- a CDS encoding phytoene desaturase family protein, translated as MTKAYDALIIGAGHNGLVCAFYLAKAGLKVRIVEARDIVGGAAVTEEFAPGFRNSVASYTVSLLQPKVIADMKLADHGYRVIERPISNFLPQEDGGYLKLGGGLERTQAEFRKFSHRDAEVLPQYYDALENVAELLRDLALKVPPNIGDGFRTLIDGARQGRRFATLSLEQQRDVLDLFTKSARTMLDSWFESEAVKAAFGFDAVVGNYASPDTPGSAYVLLHHVFGEVNGKKGAWGHSIGGMGRITEIMAKVCRDLGVEISLESPVDKVLVDAGKAVGVKLAGGEEIAAARVIANVGPKLLYERMMDPSDLPAGYERRIKGFKAGSGTFRMNVALSELPRFTCLPEPGEHHQSGIILAPTLDYMDRAFLDAKQHGWSKAPIVEMLIPSTVDDSLAPPGSHVASLFCQQFAPVLPDGRDWDDEEEAAADAILDTVEKHAPGFRASIIAQTRLSPKGLERKFGLVGGDIMHGNMSLDQLWSARPVLGNGGYRGPVKGLYMCGAGTHPGGGVTGAPGHNAAQVILRDRGFFAPRWR; from the coding sequence ATGACCAAAGCCTATGACGCCCTGATTATCGGCGCCGGCCACAACGGCCTCGTCTGCGCTTTCTATCTCGCCAAGGCGGGGCTGAAGGTGCGGATCGTCGAGGCGCGCGACATCGTCGGCGGCGCCGCGGTGACCGAGGAGTTTGCGCCGGGATTCCGCAACTCGGTCGCGAGCTACACGGTCAGCCTGCTCCAGCCGAAGGTCATCGCCGACATGAAGCTCGCCGATCATGGCTATCGCGTCATCGAACGTCCGATCAGCAATTTCCTGCCGCAGGAAGATGGGGGCTACCTCAAGCTCGGAGGCGGGCTCGAACGCACGCAGGCCGAGTTCCGAAAGTTCAGCCACCGTGATGCCGAGGTGCTGCCGCAATATTATGACGCGCTCGAAAATGTCGCCGAACTGCTCCGCGACCTTGCGTTGAAGGTTCCGCCCAACATCGGTGATGGCTTTCGCACGCTGATCGACGGCGCGCGGCAGGGGCGGCGCTTCGCGACCCTCAGCCTCGAACAGCAGCGCGACGTGCTCGACCTGTTTACGAAATCGGCGCGCACGATGCTGGATAGCTGGTTCGAGAGCGAAGCGGTCAAGGCCGCCTTCGGCTTCGACGCGGTCGTCGGCAATTATGCCAGCCCCGACACGCCGGGCAGCGCCTATGTCCTTCTTCATCACGTCTTCGGCGAAGTGAACGGCAAGAAGGGCGCCTGGGGCCACAGCATCGGCGGCATGGGCAGGATCACCGAGATCATGGCCAAGGTCTGCCGCGACTTGGGGGTCGAGATCAGCCTCGAAAGCCCGGTCGACAAGGTGCTCGTCGACGCCGGCAAGGCGGTCGGGGTCAAGCTGGCCGGCGGCGAGGAAATCGCGGCGGCGCGCGTGATCGCCAATGTCGGGCCGAAATTGCTTTACGAGCGCATGATGGACCCCAGCGACCTGCCCGCGGGGTACGAGCGCCGGATCAAGGGCTTCAAGGCGGGCAGCGGCACCTTCCGCATGAACGTCGCGCTGTCCGAACTACCGCGCTTTACCTGCCTCCCCGAGCCGGGCGAACATCACCAGTCGGGGATCATCCTCGCGCCGACGCTCGATTATATGGACCGCGCCTTCCTCGACGCGAAACAGCATGGCTGGTCGAAGGCGCCGATCGTCGAGATGCTGATCCCGTCGACCGTCGACGACAGCCTCGCGCCGCCCGGGAGCCATGTCGCCAGCCTGTTCTGCCAGCAATTCGCGCCGGTGCTGCCCGATGGCCGCGACTGGGACGACGAGGAAGAAGCCGCTGCCGACGCTATCCTCGACACCGTCGAGAAGCATGCGCCGGGTTTCCGCGCGAGCATCATCGCGCAGACGCGCCTCTCGCCCAAGGGTCTCGAACGCAAGTTCGGGCTCGTCGGCGGCGACATCATGCACGGCAATATGAGCCTCGACCAGCTCTGGTCGGCGCGCCCCGTGCTCGGCAACGGCGGGTATCGCGGACCGGTAAAGGGGCTCTATATGTGCGGCGCGGGCACGCATCCGGGCGGCGGCGTGACCGGCGCGCCGGGGCATAATGCGGCGCAGGTGATTTTACGCGACCGGGGTTTCTTCGCGCCCAGATGGCGTTGA
- the rpmB gene encoding 50S ribosomal protein L28 → MSRICELTGKGRQVGHNVSHANNKTKRTFLPNLQNVTLLSDALGKGVKLRVSTHGLRTVEHNGGLDNWLLKAGDDQLSASARKVKKEVAKKLAEKAA, encoded by the coding sequence ATGTCGCGCATCTGCGAACTGACCGGCAAGGGCCGCCAGGTTGGCCACAATGTCAGCCACGCCAACAACAAGACCAAGCGCACCTTCCTGCCCAACCTGCAGAATGTGACGCTGCTGTCGGACGCCCTCGGCAAGGGCGTAAAGCTGCGCGTGTCGACCCACGGCCTGCGCACGGTCGAGCATAATGGCGGCCTCGACAACTGGCTGCTCAAGGCCGGCGACGACCAGCTGTCGGCTTCGGCGCGCAAGGTGAAGAAGGAAGTCGCGAAGAAGCTGGCCGAAAAGGCCGCTTAG
- a CDS encoding aromatic ring-hydroxylating oxygenase subunit alpha, protein MATALLHAPDRDPLDGWSLPAWTYSDPDFHAAEMERIFRPSWQVVCHDSDIPNAGDWHSIDYCGESVIVVRGTDHVVRAFANVCRHRGSRLLDGAAGCAKKLVCPYHAWTYELDGRLTGVPDSASYPTLDKGRAGLVPVGLEQWRGFWFVRLEDDGGPSVARMMAPYEAQVAPYRFEALGALGRVTLRPREVNWKNVGDNYSDGLHIPVAHPGLTRLFGKSYGVEAEDNVDRMWGDLIDRPSVNWSERMYQRLLPPVPHLPEANQRHWLYFKLWPNVAFDIYPDQVDFMQWLPTGPTTCLIREISYVLPDERREMKAARYLNWRINRQVNAEDTALITRVQQGMASKSFTMGPLSDKEVCLKHFCSRMRDLIPEARLETAPPPGWSR, encoded by the coding sequence ATGGCAACTGCACTGCTTCACGCACCCGATCGCGACCCGCTCGATGGCTGGTCGCTGCCCGCCTGGACGTACAGCGATCCCGATTTCCACGCCGCCGAGATGGAGCGCATCTTCCGCCCGAGCTGGCAGGTCGTCTGTCACGACAGCGACATTCCGAACGCCGGCGACTGGCACAGCATCGATTATTGCGGCGAGAGCGTGATTGTCGTGCGCGGCACCGACCATGTCGTTCGCGCCTTCGCCAACGTCTGCCGCCATCGCGGCTCGCGGCTGCTCGACGGCGCGGCGGGCTGCGCGAAAAAGCTCGTCTGCCCCTATCATGCCTGGACCTACGAACTCGACGGCCGGCTGACCGGCGTGCCCGACTCGGCCAGCTATCCGACACTCGACAAGGGCAGGGCCGGGCTCGTTCCCGTCGGTCTCGAGCAATGGCGCGGCTTCTGGTTCGTGCGGCTCGAAGATGACGGCGGTCCGTCGGTGGCGAGAATGATGGCGCCCTATGAGGCGCAGGTCGCGCCCTATCGCTTCGAGGCCCTCGGTGCGCTCGGCCGCGTCACGCTGCGTCCGCGCGAGGTGAACTGGAAGAATGTCGGCGACAATTATTCGGACGGCCTCCACATCCCCGTCGCGCACCCCGGCCTCACGCGCCTGTTCGGCAAAAGCTATGGTGTCGAGGCCGAGGACAATGTCGACCGCATGTGGGGCGATCTGATCGATCGGCCGTCGGTGAACTGGTCCGAACGCATGTACCAGCGGCTGCTGCCCCCGGTGCCACACCTGCCCGAAGCCAACCAGCGCCACTGGCTTTATTTCAAGCTCTGGCCGAACGTCGCCTTCGACATCTATCCCGACCAGGTCGATTTCATGCAATGGTTGCCCACCGGGCCGACCACCTGCCTGATCCGCGAGATTAGCTATGTCCTTCCCGATGAGCGCCGCGAGATGAAGGCCGCGCGCTATTTGAACTGGCGCATCAACCGCCAGGTCAATGCCGAGGACACCGCGCTCATCACCCGCGTCCAGCAGGGGATGGCGTCGAAGAGCTTCACCATGGGACCGCTCAGCGACAAAGAAGTGTGCCTCAAGCATTTCTGTTCGCGGATGCGCGACCTGATCCCCGAAGCGCGGCTTGAGACAGCGCCGCCGCCGGGGTGGAGCCGGTAA
- a CDS encoding M20/M25/M40 family metallo-hydrolase produces MHRLTAPLALAAALLAAAPVHAKPADTEAAKKILKDSIAIPTVEGRGKVPELAAYYASVLKAAGYADSDIEITPMGETATFAATLAGTTKQKPIVLLGHMDVVEADPKDWTRDPFVPVEEDGYIFGRGSEDNKFDVSMMVATMAQLKKDGFKPKRSIILLLSGDEETQMTTTRALAAKYKGAEFALNGDGGGGLIAEDGKPQYYGLQAGEKTYADFTLEVTNAGGHSSRPSPVNAIVQLSNALAKVGAYRFTPQQNELTRVGMPIVADQVGGEIGAALRAFAANPADAAAIAKIRAEPEYVGQIGTTCVPTLVKGGHAENALPQRATANINCRIFPGVPVETVRAELEKVIADPAVKVNTDPDASASDASPLRPDVMAAVKKAVHARAPGLPIIPSMSAGATDSYHFRAQGVPSYGVAGLFSKASDSFAHGLNERVPVDAIAPALAHWDSLLRDLSK; encoded by the coding sequence ATGCACCGCCTCACCGCCCCGCTCGCCCTCGCCGCCGCCCTGCTCGCCGCCGCGCCCGTCCACGCCAAGCCCGCCGACACGGAGGCGGCGAAGAAGATATTGAAGGACAGCATCGCGATCCCGACCGTCGAAGGGCGCGGCAAGGTGCCCGAACTGGCGGCCTATTATGCGAGTGTCCTCAAGGCGGCGGGCTATGCCGACAGCGATATCGAGATCACCCCGATGGGCGAAACGGCGACCTTCGCCGCGACGCTCGCGGGCACGACGAAGCAGAAGCCGATCGTGCTGCTCGGCCATATGGACGTCGTCGAGGCCGATCCCAAGGACTGGACGCGCGATCCCTTCGTGCCGGTCGAGGAGGATGGCTATATCTTCGGTCGCGGGTCGGAGGACAACAAGTTCGACGTTTCGATGATGGTCGCGACGATGGCGCAGCTCAAGAAGGACGGTTTCAAGCCGAAGCGTTCGATCATCCTGCTCTTGTCGGGCGATGAGGAAACGCAGATGACGACGACGCGCGCGCTGGCCGCCAAATATAAGGGTGCCGAATTCGCGCTGAATGGCGACGGCGGTGGCGGGCTGATCGCGGAGGATGGCAAGCCGCAATATTATGGGCTGCAGGCGGGCGAGAAGACCTATGCCGACTTCACGCTCGAAGTCACCAACGCGGGTGGCCACAGCTCGCGTCCTTCGCCCGTCAACGCGATCGTCCAGTTGTCGAACGCGCTCGCCAAGGTCGGCGCCTATCGCTTCACGCCGCAGCAGAATGAGCTGACCAGGGTCGGTATGCCGATCGTCGCCGACCAGGTCGGCGGCGAGATCGGCGCGGCATTGAGGGCGTTCGCCGCCAATCCCGCCGACGCCGCGGCGATCGCCAAGATTCGCGCCGAACCGGAATATGTCGGCCAGATCGGCACGACCTGCGTGCCGACGCTGGTCAAGGGCGGTCATGCCGAGAACGCGCTTCCCCAGCGCGCGACCGCGAACATCAACTGCCGTATCTTTCCCGGCGTGCCGGTTGAAACCGTGCGCGCCGAACTCGAAAAGGTGATTGCCGATCCGGCGGTCAAGGTGAACACCGATCCCGACGCCAGCGCCAGCGATGCTTCGCCCCTGCGGCCCGACGTGATGGCGGCGGTGAAGAAGGCGGTGCATGCTCGCGCCCCGGGCTTGCCGATCATTCCGTCGATGAGCGCGGGCGCCACCGACTCCTATCATTTCCGCGCGCAGGGCGTGCCGAGCTATGGCGTCGCGGGTCTCTTCTCGAAAGCAAGCGACAGCTTCGCCCACGGCCTCAACGAGCGCGTGCCCGTCGACGCCATTGCCCCCGCGCTCGCGCATTGGGACAGCCTGCTTCGCGATTTGTCGAAATGA
- a CDS encoding FAD-dependent oxidoreductase, with product MSDPVIIVGGGPAGMVAGLLLARAGVPVTILEKHADFLRDFRGDTVHPSTLDLFHEIGRLDQLLNLPHAKVDTMTLDLLGGRYTIASLKSLPVAAPYVAMMPQWDLLDFIARQGKAYPTFDLRMSTEAAGPTFDAAGRVNGVTLTTGETLAARLVIAADGRRSVLRDAADLPLEDLGAPMDVLWFRIPMPADAPTDVPLGTIDARGMVVAIPRGDYWQCARIIEKGGLPAIEARGIAAFRDDVTALVPGLSAGIDTIASFDDVKLLTVALDRLTRWSRPGLLAIGDAAHAMSPVGGVGINLAVQDAVATANILAAPMAAGANPDPLLVKVQERRWKPTTRMQGLQRFAHQNIIEPMLRGEITRVPLAVRLLDRIPLLRRIPGRILGLGFGRQHVQSPLAKEFS from the coding sequence ATGAGCGATCCAGTCATCATCGTCGGCGGCGGCCCCGCCGGTATGGTCGCGGGCCTGCTGCTCGCGCGCGCCGGGGTGCCCGTCACCATCCTTGAAAAACACGCCGATTTCCTCCGCGATTTCCGCGGCGACACGGTGCACCCCTCGACGCTCGACCTGTTCCACGAAATCGGGCGGCTCGATCAGCTGCTGAACCTGCCGCATGCGAAGGTCGACACGATGACCCTCGACCTGCTCGGCGGGCGCTACACGATCGCGTCGCTCAAAAGCCTGCCCGTCGCCGCGCCGTACGTCGCGATGATGCCGCAATGGGACCTGCTCGATTTCATCGCGCGGCAGGGGAAGGCCTATCCGACCTTCGACCTGCGCATGTCGACCGAAGCCGCCGGACCGACCTTCGACGCCGCAGGCCGCGTGAACGGCGTGACCCTGACCACGGGCGAGACATTGGCCGCGCGCCTTGTCATCGCCGCCGACGGCCGCCGCTCGGTGCTGCGCGACGCCGCCGACCTGCCGCTCGAAGATCTTGGCGCGCCGATGGATGTGCTGTGGTTCCGTATCCCGATGCCCGCCGACGCCCCGACCGACGTGCCGCTCGGCACCATCGACGCGCGCGGCATGGTCGTCGCCATCCCGCGCGGCGATTATTGGCAATGCGCGCGGATTATCGAAAAGGGCGGCTTGCCGGCGATCGAAGCGCGCGGGATCGCCGCCTTCCGCGACGATGTCACCGCGCTCGTCCCTGGTCTTTCCGCCGGGATCGACACGATCGCCAGCTTCGACGACGTAAAACTGCTCACCGTCGCGCTTGATCGCCTCACGCGCTGGTCGCGGCCGGGCCTGCTCGCGATCGGCGACGCGGCGCACGCGATGTCGCCGGTCGGCGGGGTGGGCATAAACCTCGCGGTGCAGGATGCCGTGGCCACCGCCAATATCCTCGCCGCACCGATGGCTGCGGGCGCAAACCCCGACCCGCTGCTCGTCAAGGTCCAGGAACGCCGCTGGAAACCGACGACGCGGATGCAGGGGCTCCAGCGCTTCGCGCATCAGAATATCATCGAACCGATGCTTCGCGGCGAAATCACCCGCGTGCCGCTTGCCGTTCGCCTGCTCGACCGCATCCCGCTGCTCCGCCGCATCCCGGGCCGTATCCTCGGCCTCGGCTTCGGCCGCCAGCATGTCCAATCCCCGCTTGCGAAAGAATTTTCATGA
- a CDS encoding TetR/AcrR family transcriptional regulator yields the protein MQPARQAFTRESADARRADLIEATAACLAEHGLAGTNVRAICRKAGVSPGLLRHYFGGIDDLVAATYQATSDRMDAIFAGAVEDADHDPRARLTAYLTASFRPPVTDPDLLGAWTAFWALARSDARMADIHAESYAGYRARLTELLTACDAREPERLAIMLTAMVDGLWLELSLDAASFGAEAAVAMVERAVGALLP from the coding sequence ATGCAGCCCGCTCGCCAAGCCTTTACGCGCGAAAGCGCCGATGCCCGCCGGGCGGACCTGATCGAGGCAACCGCGGCGTGCCTCGCCGAACACGGCCTTGCGGGGACGAATGTGCGCGCGATCTGCAGAAAAGCCGGGGTGTCGCCCGGGCTGCTGCGGCATTATTTCGGGGGTATCGACGATCTGGTCGCCGCGACCTATCAGGCGACGAGCGACCGGATGGACGCGATTTTCGCGGGCGCGGTCGAGGATGCGGACCATGATCCGCGCGCGCGGCTGACCGCCTATCTGACCGCAAGTTTCCGCCCGCCGGTAACCGATCCCGATCTGCTCGGCGCGTGGACCGCCTTCTGGGCGCTGGCGCGCAGTGACGCGCGCATGGCGGACATCCACGCGGAAAGTTACGCCGGCTATCGCGCGCGGCTGACCGAGTTGCTGACGGCGTGCGACGCGCGCGAGCCCGAGCGGCTCGCGATCATGCTCACCGCGATGGTCGACGGGCTGTGGCTCGAACTGTCGCTCGACGCCGCGAGCTTCGGCGCCGAAGCGGCGGTCGCTATGGTCGAGCGGGCGGTGGGGGCGTTGTTGCCATAG
- a CDS encoding amino acid permease — MGNMIGSGVFLLPASLAPFGWNGVAGWAITIAGALALAMVLARLTVAFPQASGPTAFVQLAFGRIPSFMIGWAYWVSVWTANVTLAVAAVSFLSLFAPALGQHMAISTLALIWIVTAINWRGARAAGRFQVVTLLIKLIPLLTVIVLIPVAFGGAVPVATTPFPAEGLSLTAVSGSAILTLWALLGFESASIATDKVEDPVVTIPRATIIGTLATGILYLIVCSAVALMLPADEVAKSDAPFALFAETYWGHGPALFIAAFAAISAIGALNGFTLIQAELPATLARQGLFPARFAATNRHGTPIVALFSASLLATACVVLNSSKSTAEMFTFMAILSTSVTLWLYLSCAAAALRLRVAIPVALIGLAYSGWTLWGAGLNVSAMSLILMAAGLPLYWWTREAAPTSTPSGREETPVA; from the coding sequence ATGGGCAATATGATCGGGTCGGGGGTGTTCCTGCTTCCCGCCAGCCTCGCGCCCTTCGGCTGGAACGGCGTCGCGGGCTGGGCGATCACGATCGCCGGCGCGCTGGCGCTCGCAATGGTCCTCGCGCGGCTGACCGTCGCCTTTCCGCAAGCGAGCGGGCCGACCGCCTTCGTCCAGCTCGCCTTCGGGCGCATCCCCAGCTTCATGATCGGCTGGGCCTATTGGGTGTCGGTGTGGACCGCCAATGTGACGCTCGCGGTCGCAGCTGTCAGCTTCCTCAGCCTTTTCGCGCCCGCGCTCGGGCAGCATATGGCGATCTCGACGCTCGCGCTGATCTGGATCGTCACCGCGATTAACTGGCGCGGCGCGCGCGCCGCGGGCCGCTTCCAGGTCGTGACCTTGCTGATCAAGCTGATCCCGCTGCTGACGGTGATCGTCCTTATCCCCGTCGCGTTCGGCGGCGCGGTGCCAGTCGCAACCACCCCCTTTCCGGCCGAGGGGCTGTCGCTGACGGCGGTCAGCGGATCGGCGATCCTGACGCTGTGGGCGTTGCTCGGCTTCGAATCGGCGAGCATCGCGACCGACAAGGTCGAGGATCCGGTCGTCACCATCCCGCGCGCGACGATCATCGGCACGCTCGCGACGGGAATCCTCTACCTCATCGTCTGCTCGGCGGTCGCGCTGATGCTGCCCGCGGACGAGGTTGCGAAGTCCGACGCCCCCTTTGCGCTGTTCGCCGAAACCTATTGGGGGCATGGCCCGGCCTTGTTCATCGCCGCCTTTGCCGCGATCAGCGCGATCGGCGCGCTCAACGGCTTCACGCTGATCCAGGCCGAACTGCCTGCGACGCTCGCGCGCCAAGGCCTGTTCCCCGCGCGCTTCGCCGCAACCAACCGCCACGGGACGCCCATTGTCGCGCTGTTCAGCGCGAGCCTCCTCGCGACCGCCTGCGTCGTGCTGAACAGCAGCAAGTCGACCGCCGAGATGTTCACCTTCATGGCGATATTGTCGACCTCGGTGACGCTGTGGCTCTATCTGTCCTGCGCCGCCGCCGCGCTGCGGCTGCGTGTCGCCATCCCGGTCGCGCTGATCGGCCTCGCCTATTCCGGCTGGACGCTGTGGGGGGCCGGGCTGAATGTCAGCGCGATGAGCCTGATCCTGATGGCGGCGGGGCTGCCGCTTTATTGGTGGACGCGCGAAGCGGCGCCGACCTCAACGCCATCTGGGCGCGAAGAAACCCCGGTCGCGTAA
- a CDS encoding TetR/AcrR family transcriptional regulator, whose translation MTTNKSRGRPRRFDPDAAVATAQHLFHARGYDAVSVADVTDALGINPPSLYAAFGSKAGLYARVLDHWTETAAIPLADILRADTPVSDALAALLEEAARHYASGTHAGGCLVLEGTRCNDEGAREAARALSGAAEQAIRDYIAVRHPEAADSVTDYVGTIMLGLSAKARAGHDLPRLLASARIAGAAVAQILPG comes from the coding sequence GTGACTACAAATAAATCCCGTGGACGTCCGCGCCGCTTCGATCCCGACGCGGCGGTCGCGACGGCGCAGCACCTCTTTCACGCGCGCGGCTATGACGCGGTCAGCGTCGCCGACGTCACCGATGCGCTCGGTATCAACCCGCCGAGCCTCTACGCCGCTTTCGGCAGCAAGGCCGGCCTCTACGCGCGCGTGCTCGACCATTGGACCGAAACCGCGGCGATCCCGCTCGCCGACATCCTGCGCGCCGATACCCCGGTCTCCGACGCGCTTGCCGCCTTGCTGGAGGAGGCCGCCCGCCATTACGCGTCCGGCACCCACGCTGGCGGATGCCTCGTGCTCGAAGGGACCCGCTGCAATGACGAGGGCGCGCGCGAGGCCGCGCGGGCACTGAGTGGCGCAGCGGAGCAGGCGATTCGCGACTATATCGCCGTCCGCCATCCGGAAGCCGCCGACAGCGTGACCGACTATGTCGGCACGATCATGCTGGGGCTTTCGGCGAAAGCGCGCGCCGGACACGACCTGCCCCGCCTCCTCGCCAGCGCGCGGATCGCCGGCGCCGCCGTCGCGCAAATCCTGCCTGGCTGA
- the tadA gene encoding tRNA adenosine(34) deaminase TadA, whose protein sequence is MSRFPLPEPMRRALDLARIAAEWGEVPVGAVIVKDGEIIAEGHNRPRESHDPTAHAEIVAIRIAAAKLGNERLDGCDLYVTLEPCAMCAGAIAHARIARLYYGADDPKGGAVVHGPRTFAQPTIHHRPEIYDGIGEAEAAALLRDFFAARR, encoded by the coding sequence ATGTCCCGTTTTCCGTTGCCCGAACCGATGCGCCGCGCGCTCGATCTCGCCCGTATCGCCGCCGAATGGGGCGAAGTGCCCGTCGGCGCGGTGATCGTCAAGGATGGCGAGATCATCGCCGAGGGCCACAACCGCCCGCGCGAATCACACGATCCGACCGCGCACGCCGAAATCGTCGCGATTCGCATCGCGGCGGCGAAGCTCGGCAACGAACGGCTCGACGGGTGCGATCTCTATGTCACGCTCGAACCCTGCGCGATGTGCGCGGGCGCGATCGCGCATGCGCGAATCGCGCGGCTCTATTATGGCGCCGACGACCCGAAGGGCGGAGCGGTCGTCCACGGTCCGCGGACCTTCGCGCAGCCCACGATCCACCATCGCCCCGAAATCTACGACGGCATCGGCGAAGCCGAGGCGGCGGCGCTGCTGAGGGACTTCTTCGCCGCGCGGCGTTAG